From a single Fusobacterium ulcerans ATCC 49185 genomic region:
- a CDS encoding carbon-nitrogen family hydrolase: MLNFALLQTDIKFCDTEYNFENVKKLFKKAMEHIPTPDVIVLPEDWSYGFSDKMFHDMENYCEAENGPSVTILKELAKKYKILVVAGSIATKSSEDGKIRNTTFIINNNGEIIADYSKMHLYSDMDENFMIEPGNKAEVVETEVGKFGFMICYDIRFCELSRIYALKGAEAIIVTSDFPNPRVNHWRTLLQARAIENQIFVIACNRVGESPMGSYCGHSLIIDPWGEIIAEGGEKEEIVYGSVDLSIIHKIRETIHVFRDRHPEFYEKEGLLKKQ, encoded by the coding sequence ATGTTAAATTTTGCACTTTTACAGACAGATATAAAATTTTGTGATACTGAATATAATTTTGAAAATGTAAAAAAATTATTTAAAAAAGCAATGGAACATATACCAACTCCAGATGTTATAGTTTTACCTGAAGATTGGAGTTATGGATTTTCTGATAAAATGTTTCATGATATGGAAAATTATTGTGAAGCAGAAAATGGACCATCAGTAACTATTTTAAAAGAACTAGCAAAAAAATATAAAATTTTGGTAGTTGCAGGTTCAATCGCGACAAAGAGTTCTGAAGATGGAAAAATAAGAAATACTACTTTTATTATTAACAATAATGGAGAAATAATAGCTGATTATAGTAAAATGCATTTGTATAGTGATATGGACGAAAATTTTATGATTGAACCAGGAAATAAAGCAGAAGTTGTAGAAACAGAAGTAGGAAAATTTGGTTTTATGATATGTTATGATATTAGATTTTGTGAACTTTCAAGAATATATGCATTAAAAGGCGCTGAGGCTATAATAGTAACTTCTGATTTTCCAAATCCTAGAGTAAATCATTGGAGAACTTTGCTGCAAGCTAGAGCTATAGAGAATCAAATATTTGTTATTGCATGCAATCGTGTTGGTGAAAGTCCTATGGGAAGTTATTGTGGACATTCATTAATTATAGATCCTTGGGGAGAAATAATAGCTGAAGGAGGAGAGAAAGAGGAAATAGTTTATGGAAGTGTTGATCTTTCAATAATACATAAAATAAGGGAAACTATACATGTTTTTAGAGATAGACATCCTGAGTTTTATGAAAAAGAAGGATTGCTAAAAAAACAATAA
- a CDS encoding citrate transporter, producing the protein MIFDLPPILGFLPLILYIYLMLKGKDMNLSVLLCVLLGAIMTGESVIGFGETLKNSLSSFLSLIGFIIVLGSGLGEVLTHTKVAQNIVYFVVEKTNIKTEKQAILISMVTCTLLVSMLGTLSGSVAIVAPILIPIVACLGLTPSTLGVIFHGAAATGLQIGPFVPPVATIMGLTGLTYSKFMINAGIPMGTIIWVSTYFMACHTQKLTRGKENFAENETKASDFKATPIVNRATFTFILTMLIMLVYGIVAKAGASYAIVVMLTAALVTGLSAGMSLTDAIKKLVEGSSKMYWMFFMFILFDPFLNYVAKSGAFESISNYMKPLIDAGGVGAFLVIAAAIGVFGISGAGVAQAQITHELFLPLVISMSVNMGIWAFIVLVACQVTFFVSPTVDMVGTMGLAHSKNIKAMLKNGWCITIVTFIVVIIRAILYAKGI; encoded by the coding sequence ATGATTTTTGATTTACCACCAATTTTGGGATTTTTACCACTTATACTTTATATTTATTTAATGCTAAAAGGTAAAGATATGAATCTATCTGTTCTTCTTTGCGTTTTACTTGGAGCTATTATGACTGGAGAAAGTGTTATAGGCTTTGGGGAAACCTTGAAAAACTCTCTCAGTTCATTTTTATCTTTAATTGGGTTTATAATTGTTCTTGGATCAGGACTTGGAGAAGTGCTGACTCATACAAAAGTCGCTCAAAATATTGTATATTTTGTTGTAGAAAAAACAAATATAAAAACTGAAAAACAAGCAATTTTAATATCTATGGTCACTTGTACTTTATTAGTTTCTATGTTGGGAACTTTATCTGGTTCAGTTGCAATTGTAGCACCAATATTAATACCAATTGTAGCTTGTTTAGGATTGACTCCAAGTACATTAGGAGTTATATTTCATGGAGCTGCAGCCACAGGACTTCAAATTGGACCATTTGTTCCACCAGTTGCAACAATAATGGGGCTTACAGGATTAACTTATTCAAAATTTATGATAAATGCAGGTATACCAATGGGAACTATAATATGGGTTTCAACATATTTTATGGCTTGTCATACTCAAAAATTAACTAGAGGAAAGGAAAATTTTGCAGAAAATGAAACTAAAGCAAGTGATTTTAAAGCTACTCCAATAGTAAATAGGGCGACATTTACATTTATATTGACTATGCTTATAATGCTGGTTTATGGTATTGTGGCAAAAGCTGGAGCATCTTATGCAATAGTTGTTATGCTTACAGCAGCTCTAGTTACAGGTCTTTCGGCTGGAATGAGTTTGACAGATGCTATAAAAAAATTAGTAGAAGGATCTTCTAAAATGTATTGGATGTTTTTTATGTTTATTTTGTTTGATCCATTTTTAAATTATGTAGCTAAATCAGGGGCTTTTGAATCAATTTCTAATTATATGAAACCGTTAATTGATGCTGGAGGAGTAGGAGCTTTCTTAGTTATTGCAGCAGCAATAGGTGTTTTTGGAATTTCAGGAGCAGGAGTTGCTCAAGCTCAAATAACACATGAATTATTTTTACCATTGGTTATATCTATGTCAGTAAATATGGGGATATGGGCATTTATAGTATTAGTAGCATGCCAAGTAACATTTTTTGTAAGCCCTACTGTTGATATGGTTGGAACTATGGGACTAGCTCATTCTAAAAATATAAAAGCAATGTTAAAAAATGGATGGTGTATAACTATTGTAACTTTCATAGTAGTTATTATTAGAGCTATTCTTTATGCTAAAGGAATATAA
- a CDS encoding MurR/RpiR family transcriptional regulator gives MEIYIINTIKEQYSELTKSFKVMADFIFENITQIPFLSIKEISEITGLSSATIIRFTQYFKFKGYPEFQKNIQEILKKEITPMKEFKESILQIGEEETLLDDVILQNIEILKKLPNENLKENFKKALEIIESSGKIYIVSSRSSYSLGYYFYFMLKEFKENVEIIISGTEDYTHKLLYLKENDVLFTISFHAYTDFTYKIAQFFKKRNNKIICLTDTLTSPFALISDCALLSKNGEKTYSFVGAMTILNALCIKLAKLNKENTLESLEKLKEIAMEMKVYL, from the coding sequence ATGGAAATATATATTATTAATACAATAAAAGAACAATATAGCGAATTAACGAAAAGTTTTAAAGTGATGGCAGATTTTATTTTTGAGAATATTACTCAAATTCCATTTTTATCAATAAAGGAAATATCAGAAATTACAGGATTAAGTTCAGCTACTATTATAAGATTTACACAGTATTTTAAATTTAAAGGATATCCAGAATTTCAAAAAAATATTCAAGAAATATTGAAAAAAGAAATAACTCCAATGAAAGAATTTAAAGAATCTATTTTACAAATTGGGGAAGAAGAAACATTGTTAGATGATGTAATCTTACAAAATATAGAGATTTTAAAAAAACTTCCAAATGAAAATTTAAAAGAAAATTTTAAAAAAGCATTAGAAATTATAGAAAGTTCTGGCAAAATTTATATAGTTTCAAGTAGATCTTCGTATTCTTTAGGATATTATTTTTACTTTATGTTAAAAGAATTTAAAGAGAATGTTGAAATAATAATTTCTGGAACTGAAGATTATACACATAAGTTACTTTATTTAAAAGAAAATGATGTATTATTTACAATTTCATTTCATGCTTATACTGATTTTACTTATAAAATAGCTCAATTTTTTAAGAAAAGAAATAATAAAATAATTTGTCTAACAGACACTTTAACTTCACCATTTGCATTGATTTCTGATTGTGCTCTTTTGAGTAAAAATGGAGAAAAAACATATTCTTTTGTAGGAGCAATGACAATTTTAAATGCTCTTTGTATAAAATTAGCTAAATTAAATAAAGAAAACACTTTAGAAAGTTTAGAAAAATTAAAGGAAATTGCTATGGAAATGAAAGTTTATCTATAG
- the tsaD gene encoding tRNA (adenosine(37)-N6)-threonylcarbamoyltransferase complex transferase subunit TsaD: MIILGIESSCDETSIAILKDEKDILTNKISSQIEIHKEYGGVVPEIASRQHIKNIAAILDEALEEAKITLDDVDYIAVTYAPGLIGALLVGVSFAKGLSYAHNIPIIPVHHIKGHMYANFLEHDIELPCIALVVSGGHTNIVYMDENHKFTNMGGTLDDAVGESCDKVARVLGLGYPGGPIVDKMYYLGDRNFLQITEPRVGEYDFSFSGVKTAVINFVNKMNMKNEEFKKEDLAASFLGKVVDILCKKTLKAAKDKNVKTIILAGGVAANSLLRSQLTEQGAKLGIKVHYPSMKLCTDNAAMIAEAAYFKLKCAEKEEDCFAGLELNGIATLDVTKDLY, from the coding sequence ATGATAATTTTAGGAATAGAGAGTTCTTGTGACGAAACTTCGATAGCTATATTAAAAGATGAAAAAGATATATTGACTAATAAGATATCTTCTCAAATAGAGATACATAAAGAATATGGAGGGGTGGTACCTGAAATAGCTTCAAGACAGCATATAAAAAATATTGCTGCTATATTAGATGAAGCCTTAGAAGAAGCTAAAATAACTCTTGATGATGTTGATTATATAGCAGTAACTTATGCACCAGGATTGATAGGGGCCCTTTTAGTAGGAGTATCTTTTGCAAAGGGGCTTTCTTATGCTCATAATATACCAATAATACCAGTACACCATATAAAAGGACATATGTATGCTAACTTTTTAGAGCATGATATAGAACTTCCATGTATAGCTCTTGTTGTATCTGGAGGACATACTAATATTGTATATATGGATGAAAATCATAAGTTTACAAATATGGGAGGAACTCTTGATGATGCAGTGGGAGAAAGCTGTGATAAGGTGGCAAGGGTACTAGGATTAGGGTATCCTGGTGGACCAATTGTAGATAAGATGTATTATTTGGGAGATAGGAATTTTCTGCAAATAACAGAACCAAGAGTTGGAGAATATGATTTCAGTTTTTCAGGGGTAAAAACTGCTGTTATTAACTTTGTAAATAAAATGAATATGAAAAATGAAGAATTTAAAAAAGAAGATCTTGCAGCTTCATTTTTAGGAAAGGTAGTGGATATTCTCTGCAAAAAAACTTTAAAAGCAGCTAAGGATAAAAATGTAAAAACTATAATACTTGCAGGAGGAGTTGCAGCAAATTCGCTGTTGAGAAGTCAGCTTACTGAACAGGGAGCAAAACTTGGAATAAAAGTACATTATCCATCAATGAAACTTTGCACAGATAATGCAGCTATGATAGCAGAGGCAGCATATTTTAAACTTAAATGTGCAGAGAAGGAAGAAGACTGCTTTGCAGGACTTGAATTAAATGGAATAGCAACATTAGATGTAACTAAAGATTTATATTAA
- the pflA gene encoding pyruvate formate-lyase-activating protein: MNRIGNIHSYESFGTVDGPGIRFVLFLQGCPLRCKFCHNPDTWNMSEEKIKEEVKETFEKVRKYKGYFGKKGGLTVTGGEPLLQADFVLELFKLCKEDGINTVVDTSGYIFNEKVKEVLEYTDLVLLDIKAIDEKVYKELTGVELENTLKFAQYLKEKGKKVWIRHVIVPGITDDDELLNRLAEYVSALGNVEKVELLPYHRLGEFKYKELGMKYALEGVEELSKERLENAVSIFKKYNLKVN, encoded by the coding sequence ATGAACAGGATTGGGAATATACATTCATATGAGAGTTTTGGGACAGTAGATGGACCTGGAATAAGATTTGTACTTTTTCTTCAAGGATGTCCATTGAGATGTAAGTTTTGTCATAATCCTGATACATGGAATATGTCAGAAGAAAAAATTAAAGAGGAAGTAAAAGAAACTTTTGAAAAAGTAAGAAAATATAAGGGATATTTTGGAAAAAAGGGAGGACTTACTGTAACAGGAGGAGAGCCTCTTCTTCAAGCTGATTTTGTTCTTGAACTTTTTAAATTATGTAAAGAAGATGGGATAAATACAGTCGTTGACACCTCAGGATATATATTTAATGAAAAAGTAAAAGAGGTATTGGAATATACAGATCTTGTACTTTTAGATATAAAAGCTATAGATGAAAAAGTATATAAAGAACTTACAGGTGTAGAACTGGAAAATACATTGAAATTTGCCCAGTATTTGAAGGAAAAAGGGAAAAAAGTTTGGATAAGACATGTAATTGTTCCTGGAATTACAGATGATGATGAACTTTTAAATAGATTAGCCGAATATGTATCTGCTCTAGGTAATGTAGAAAAAGTAGAACTGCTTCCATACCATAGACTTGGAGAATTTAAATACAAAGAACTGGGAATGAAGTATGCTCTGGAAGGGGTAGAAGAACTTTCTAAAGAAAGGTTGGAAAATGCTGTTTCTATCTTTAAAAAATATAATTTAAAAGTTAATTAG
- the pflB gene encoding formate C-acetyltransferase — MKYWNGFKGDLWQKEINVRDFIQCNYTPYEGDESFLVKSTENTKKVWDKLTEMFKEERAKGIYDAETKKPQAIDAYGPGYIEKDAEAIVGLQTDAPLKRGIYPKGGLRMVKNSLEAFGYKIDPMTEEIFTRYRKTHNEGVFSAYTDEMKAARKYGIITGLPDAYGRGRIIGDYRRVALYGIDRLIEDKKNQMKILEIPEMDDETIRRREETHEQIQALKRFVKMCASYGFDVSRPAENAKEAVQFVYFGYLAATKDQDGAAMSLGRTSTFLDIYIQRDIEAGLITEEEAQELIDQFIIKLRIIRFLRTPEYDALFSGDPTWTTESLGGQGVDGRTLVTKTSFRYLHTLYNLGPAPEPNLTVLWSVNSPENWKNYCAKVSIDTSSIQYENDDLMRPEFGDDYGIACCVSPMKIGKGMQFFGARANLAKTLLYALNGGKDEKTGVQVAPKFEPVTGDYLEFNEVVEKFEQMMKWLAGVYVNALKIIHYMHDKYAYEAFEMGLHDLDIERTQATGIAGLSIVADSLAAIRDTKVKVIRNEEGLIIDFEREGDYIPFGNNEDSTDEIAVKVTEKFMNYLRTHETYRNSRATQSILTITSNVVYGKKTGNTPDGRRAGTPFAPGANPMNGRDTRGAIASLASVAKLPFHHSNDGISYTFAIAPGALGKTQEDRIENLVSMMDGYFTPEGGQHLNVNVFDRELLEDAMENPEKYPQLTIRVSGYAVNFVRLTREQQLDVLSRTINGRM; from the coding sequence ATGAAATATTGGAATGGTTTTAAAGGGGATCTTTGGCAGAAAGAAATCAATGTAAGAGACTTTATACAATGTAACTACACTCCATATGAAGGAGATGAATCTTTCTTAGTTAAATCTACTGAAAATACCAAAAAAGTATGGGATAAACTTACTGAGATGTTTAAAGAGGAAAGAGCAAAAGGTATCTACGATGCTGAAACTAAAAAACCTCAAGCAATTGATGCTTATGGACCTGGATATATTGAAAAAGATGCTGAAGCTATTGTTGGACTTCAAACTGATGCTCCTCTAAAAAGAGGAATCTACCCAAAAGGTGGACTTAGAATGGTAAAAAATTCTCTGGAAGCTTTTGGATATAAAATTGATCCAATGACAGAGGAAATATTTACAAGATATAGAAAGACTCATAATGAAGGAGTTTTCTCAGCATATACTGATGAGATGAAGGCAGCAAGAAAGTATGGTATAATAACTGGACTTCCTGATGCTTATGGAAGAGGAAGAATAATAGGGGACTACAGAAGAGTGGCTCTTTATGGAATAGATAGATTAATAGAAGATAAAAAAAATCAAATGAAAATATTAGAAATTCCTGAAATGGATGATGAAACTATCAGAAGAAGAGAAGAAACTCATGAACAAATTCAAGCATTAAAAAGATTTGTAAAGATGTGTGCTTCTTATGGATTTGATGTTTCAAGACCAGCGGAAAATGCAAAAGAAGCTGTACAATTTGTATATTTTGGATATCTTGCAGCAACTAAAGATCAAGATGGTGCTGCTATGTCATTAGGAAGAACTTCAACTTTCTTAGATATCTATATTCAAAGAGATATTGAAGCTGGACTTATAACTGAAGAAGAAGCTCAGGAACTGATAGATCAATTTATAATTAAATTAAGAATAATCAGATTCCTAAGAACACCAGAATATGATGCCCTATTCTCAGGAGATCCTACATGGACTACTGAATCATTAGGGGGACAAGGAGTAGATGGAAGAACACTTGTAACTAAGACATCTTTCAGATATCTTCATACTTTATATAATTTAGGACCAGCTCCAGAACCAAACTTAACAGTTCTTTGGTCAGTAAATTCTCCAGAAAACTGGAAAAATTATTGTGCAAAAGTTTCAATAGATACATCTTCTATTCAATATGAAAATGATGATCTTATGAGACCAGAATTTGGAGATGACTATGGAATAGCTTGTTGTGTATCCCCTATGAAAATAGGAAAAGGGATGCAGTTCTTTGGAGCTAGAGCAAATCTTGCTAAAACTCTTCTTTATGCACTTAATGGTGGAAAAGATGAGAAAACTGGAGTTCAAGTGGCACCTAAATTTGAGCCAGTAACTGGAGATTATTTAGAATTTAATGAAGTAGTAGAAAAATTTGAACAAATGATGAAATGGCTTGCAGGAGTATATGTAAATGCTCTAAAAATAATTCACTATATGCATGATAAATATGCATATGAAGCATTTGAAATGGGATTACATGACCTTGATATTGAAAGAACTCAAGCTACAGGAATAGCAGGACTTTCGATAGTGGCTGACTCACTTGCAGCTATAAGAGATACAAAAGTAAAAGTAATAAGAAATGAAGAAGGATTAATTATTGATTTTGAAAGAGAAGGAGATTATATTCCTTTTGGAAATAATGAAGATTCTACAGATGAAATTGCTGTAAAAGTTACTGAAAAATTCATGAACTATTTAAGAACTCATGAAACTTACAGAAATTCAAGAGCAACTCAATCTATCCTTACTATAACATCAAATGTTGTATATGGTAAGAAAACAGGAAATACTCCAGATGGAAGAAGAGCTGGAACTCCATTTGCACCAGGAGCAAACCCAATGAATGGAAGAGATACTAGAGGAGCAATAGCTTCCCTTGCATCAGTTGCAAAATTACCTTTCCACCATTCAAATGATGGAATATCTTATACATTTGCAATAGCACCAGGGGCGTTAGGAAAAACTCAAGAAGACAGAATAGAAAATCTTGTTTCTATGATGGATGGATACTTTACTCCAGAGGGAGGGCAACATCTTAATGTCAATGTATTCGACAGAGAATTATTAGAAGATGCAATGGAAAATCCTGAAAAATATCCACAGCTTACAATCAGAGTATCTGGATATGCAGTAAACTTTGTAAGATTAACAAGAGAACAACAGTTAGATGTATTATCTAGAACAATCAATGGAAGAATGTAA
- a CDS encoding lysophospholipid acyltransferase family protein, with the protein MLGLILASLTGFFSFIFISIFYLPRIHFFSERKGVEYSRKKLKWLSRMVLGSLNVKLRVKYKNRRAINSLDKTKGIIFVCNHQSNLDIPAIVTALHMDVGFVAKHEMKSWPFFGTWMKKSNCIFLNRENPREGIKDMKKAVELIKKGYPTVIFPEGERTINGNVLSFKKGSFKLATETKGIIVPLTLKGTYDIQKRGTLRMNRGKLVTLVVDEPIFVEDIPKEELKNLNIKVRDIIVNNFEAI; encoded by the coding sequence ATGTTAGGTTTAATTTTAGCTTCATTAACAGGTTTTTTTTCATTCATATTTATAAGTATATTTTACCTTCCAAGGATTCATTTTTTTAGTGAAAGAAAAGGAGTAGAATACTCGAGAAAAAAATTAAAATGGCTTTCAAGAATGGTATTAGGAAGTTTAAATGTAAAATTAAGAGTAAAATATAAAAATAGAAGAGCAATAAATTCTTTGGACAAAACTAAAGGAATAATTTTTGTATGTAATCATCAAAGTAATCTTGATATTCCAGCAATAGTTACAGCATTACATATGGATGTAGGATTTGTAGCAAAACATGAGATGAAATCATGGCCTTTTTTTGGAACTTGGATGAAGAAAAGCAATTGTATTTTTCTTAACCGAGAGAATCCAAGAGAGGGAATAAAAGATATGAAAAAAGCTGTAGAGCTTATAAAAAAAGGATATCCTACTGTAATTTTTCCTGAAGGGGAAAGAACTATCAATGGAAATGTATTAAGTTTTAAAAAAGGAAGCTTCAAACTGGCAACTGAAACTAAAGGAATAATTGTTCCCCTTACATTAAAAGGAACATATGACATTCAAAAGAGAGGAACTCTTAGAATGAACAGAGGAAAGTTAGTAACTTTAGTAGTAGATGAGCCAATTTTTGTAGAAGATATTCCTAAAGAAGAATTAAAAAATTTAAATATAAAAGTGAGAGATATCATAGTTAATAACTTTGAAGCTATATAA
- a CDS encoding regulatory protein RecX produces the protein MRKFSLKGNKVYFDEIFYIDLNKNTIAEFDLKNKEYLTDEEYETLIRLRALSMGYFLLSKQDYSIKELKTKLLLKYREKHIIDEIIEEFRGKNYLDDYEYGRSYVRNHNYGKKKMEFMLFQKGLSQTVIKEVIGENSANELEEIKKLWIKLGDKEKEKKILSLMRKGFEYQDIKKAVSELE, from the coding sequence TTGAGGAAGTTTAGTCTGAAAGGTAATAAGGTATACTTTGATGAAATATTCTATATAGATTTGAATAAAAATACTATAGCAGAATTTGATTTGAAGAATAAGGAGTATCTTACAGATGAGGAATATGAGACTCTTATTAGATTAAGAGCTTTAAGCATGGGATACTTTCTTTTGTCAAAACAGGATTATTCAATCAAAGAATTAAAAACTAAACTATTGCTAAAATATAGAGAAAAGCATATAATAGATGAGATTATAGAAGAATTTAGGGGAAAAAACTATTTAGATGACTATGAATATGGAAGAAGTTATGTAAGAAATCATAATTATGGAAAGAAAAAGATGGAATTCATGCTTTTTCAAAAAGGACTTTCTCAAACTGTGATAAAGGAAGTTATAGGGGAAAATTCTGCAAATGAATTAGAAGAGATAAAAAAATTATGGATTAAACTTGGGGATAAAGAAAAGGAAAAAAAGATACTTTCTTTGATGAGAAAGGGATTTGAATATCAAGACATAAAAAAAGCAGTGTCAGAGCTGGAGTAA
- the recA gene encoding recombinase RecA: protein MAKAKNTEKNREVSEKEKALELAMKQIKKDFGEGSIMKLGDNQEMNVEVISTGSINLDAALGLGGVPRGRVVEIYGAESSGKTTIALHIAAEAQKAGGIVAFIDAEHALDPVYAKALGVDVDELLISQPDYGEQALEIADMLVRSGAVDAIIVDSVAALVPKVEIDGEMGDQQMGLQARLMSKALRKLTATLNKSKTTMIFINQIRDKIGGFGFGPQTTTTGGKALKFYSSVRMEVKRIGSVKQGDEIIGNETVVKVTKNKIAPPFKEAAFQIMYGKGISRVGEILDMAIEKDIVAKSGAWFSFGDIRLGQGKENVKVRLETEPELLAKIEEEVKNSIKPEKKDEKGTEKPEAKEGVLSFEEV from the coding sequence ATGGCAAAAGCAAAGAACACAGAAAAAAATCGTGAAGTCAGCGAAAAAGAAAAAGCATTAGAACTGGCAATGAAACAGATAAAAAAAGATTTTGGTGAAGGCTCTATAATGAAACTTGGTGATAATCAGGAAATGAATGTAGAGGTCATCTCAACTGGAAGTATAAATCTAGATGCTGCATTAGGTCTGGGAGGAGTACCAAGAGGAAGAGTAGTTGAAATATATGGGGCTGAAAGTTCAGGAAAAACAACAATAGCACTTCATATAGCAGCAGAAGCACAAAAAGCTGGAGGAATAGTAGCCTTTATAGATGCAGAACATGCTTTAGATCCTGTGTATGCTAAGGCTTTAGGAGTTGATGTAGATGAGCTTCTTATATCACAGCCAGATTATGGAGAACAAGCATTGGAAATAGCAGATATGCTGGTAAGATCAGGAGCAGTAGATGCTATAATTGTAGACTCAGTGGCTGCACTTGTACCAAAAGTAGAAATAGATGGAGAAATGGGAGATCAGCAGATGGGACTTCAAGCTAGACTTATGTCAAAAGCTTTAAGAAAACTTACAGCTACATTAAATAAATCAAAAACTACAATGATATTTATAAACCAGATCAGAGATAAAATCGGTGGATTTGGATTTGGACCTCAGACTACAACTACTGGAGGAAAGGCTTTAAAATTTTATTCATCAGTAAGAATGGAAGTAAAAAGAATAGGGTCAGTAAAACAAGGCGATGAGATAATAGGAAATGAAACTGTTGTAAAAGTAACTAAAAATAAAATAGCTCCACCATTTAAAGAAGCAGCATTCCAAATAATGTATGGAAAAGGAATATCGAGAGTTGGAGAAATTCTTGATATGGCTATTGAAAAAGATATAGTTGCAAAATCTGGAGCTTGGTTTAGTTTTGGAGATATTAGACTTGGACAGGGAAAAGAAAATGTAAAGGTAAGATTGGAAACTGAACCAGAACTTCTTGCAAAAATAGAAGAAGAAGTAAAAAATTCTATCAAACCAGAGAAAAAAGATGAAAAAGGAACTGAGAAACCAGAGGCCAAAGAGGGAGTATTAAGTTTTGAGGAAGTTTAG
- a CDS encoding glycosyltransferase family 9 protein codes for MKILVIRLSSIGDIILTTPVLKAFKEKYPESVIDFLVLDKFKDSIEGVSYVDNVILFNKEKNDGLHNMEIFGKELKKNGYDYIFDLHSKIRSKVISKNIGVKTFKYRKRSWWKTLLVKMRLIKYKVDNTIVKNYFGAFKDFGLEYKGEDISFAFSEKDDIHKEYEGLPVMAPGASKNTKKWTKEGFGELVNLIYEKYGKKTILIGGKEDFEICNEIDKISGGHTINMAGKLSLKESGAILSRASFLVTNDSGPFHIARGVKCRTFVIFGPTSPEMFDFDKNTVLIDKNVKCSPCSLHGDKECPKGHFDCMRQITGKEVFDTIENSVKI; via the coding sequence GTGAAAATACTGGTTATCAGGCTGAGTTCGATAGGAGATATTATATTGACTACACCTGTGTTGAAAGCGTTTAAAGAAAAATATCCAGAATCGGTGATAGATTTTTTAGTTCTGGACAAATTTAAGGATTCCATAGAGGGAGTTTCATATGTTGATAATGTGATATTATTTAATAAGGAAAAGAATGATGGACTTCATAATATGGAAATATTTGGAAAAGAACTGAAAAAAAATGGTTATGACTATATATTTGATCTTCATTCTAAAATAAGATCAAAAGTTATTTCAAAGAATATTGGAGTAAAGACTTTCAAATACAGAAAAAGAAGCTGGTGGAAAACTCTTCTTGTAAAAATGAGATTGATAAAATATAAAGTTGATAATACAATAGTTAAAAATTATTTTGGTGCATTTAAAGATTTTGGATTGGAATATAAAGGTGAAGACATAAGTTTTGCTTTTTCTGAAAAAGATGATATACATAAAGAATATGAGGGATTACCTGTAATGGCACCAGGAGCTTCAAAAAATACTAAAAAATGGACAAAAGAAGGATTTGGAGAACTGGTAAATCTAATTTATGAGAAGTATGGCAAAAAAACTATTCTTATTGGAGGAAAAGAAGATTTTGAAATCTGTAATGAAATAGATAAAATAAGTGGAGGACATACAATAAATATGGCTGGAAAACTTTCTCTTAAAGAGAGTGGAGCAATTTTATCCAGAGCTTCTTTTCTTGTCACAAATGATTCAGGGCCCTTTCATATAGCAAGGGGAGTAAAGTGCAGAACCTTTGTAATATTTGGTCCCACAAGTCCAGAAATGTTTGACTTTGATAAAAATACTGTATTAATAGATAAAAATGTAAAATGTTCTCCTTGCAGTCTTCATGGTGATAAAGAGTGTCCAAAAGGGCACTTTGATTGTATGAGACAGATAACAGGAAAAGAAGTTTTTGATACAATAGAAAACAGTGTAAAAATATAA